From the Carya illinoinensis cultivar Pawnee chromosome 4, C.illinoinensisPawnee_v1, whole genome shotgun sequence genome, one window contains:
- the LOC122306408 gene encoding glutathione S-transferase T3-like, which produces MDNLLDEDPFFTTLLQSGGEGPITTPTFSQHSNVVVASTPFHGEKRPLTKKVQRGASFIVEEDNVLVSGWLNISIDAIRGTNQKSTQMWERIYEFYHEYKKPQTMNRSVGSLINRWSMIQKCTNKFCAYLAQVESLHSSGATEQDKAKILYKEMERGNFTMDHSWNLLRHQPKWHQHMNTLNTRRKPHDKHPSNEQSSEVLGDVVEEHVERPAGKKAEKENLRKRKAQESSDAEFNTALGAMTEDRRLFMVERREW; this is translated from the exons ATGGACAATCTGTTGGATGAGGACCCATTCTTCACCACTCTCTTACAAAGTGGAGGAGAAGGTCCTATTACCACTCCAACATTCTCACAGCATTCTAATGTTGTGGTCGCTTCAACCCCTTTTCACGGTGAAAAGAGGCCTCTaacaaaaaaagttcaaagaggAGCTTCTTTCATTGTTGAGGAGGATAATGTACTTGTCTCTGGTTGGCTCAACATTAGTATTGATGCCATTCGGGGAACTAATCAGAAATCCACTCAAATGTGGGAGAGGATTTATGAATTTTATCACGAATATAAAAAACCACAGACTATGAACCGTTCGGTTGGATCATTGATCAATCGTTGGTCCATGATTCAGAAAtgcacaaataagttttgtgcataTCTAGCTCAAGTAGAGTCATTGCACTCGAGTGGTGCAACCGAACAAGATAAG GCAAAAATATTGTACAAAGAGATGGAACGAGGAAATTTCACAATGGACCATTCTTGGAATCTTTTGAGACAccaacccaaatggcatcaacATATGAATACGCTGAATACGAGGAGAAAGCCACATGATAAACATCCTTCCAATGAgcagtcaagtgaagttttgggcGATGTTGTGGAGGAGCATGTTGAAAGGCCTGCTGGAAAAAAGGCTGAAAAGGAAAACTTGAGGAAGCGAAAGGCTCAAGAATCATCTGATGCTGAGTTCAACACGGCATTAGGAGCAATGACCGAGGATAGACGATTGTTCATGGTGGAGAGAAGAGAATGGTAG